A stretch of Aerococcus christensenii DNA encodes these proteins:
- a CDS encoding diacylglycerol kinase family protein, translating into MPMDLKENKPLKAVTSSARRSFKTHSYRESIGYALEGLFFAFKQERNIRFQSVMMGLVILCAFFFGVSRVEWVILLLCCLMVLAAELANTCVEWLVDLVTDNHYSLIAKRVKDIAAGTVFLTAVFSVVIGGIIFIPYLLNWLF; encoded by the coding sequence ATGCCTATGGACTTAAAAGAGAATAAGCCTCTAAAAGCAGTCACTTCTTCTGCACGTCGCTCCTTCAAGACGCATTCTTATCGAGAATCTATTGGCTATGCTCTAGAAGGTTTGTTTTTTGCCTTTAAGCAGGAGCGAAATATTCGCTTCCAGTCAGTGATGATGGGCCTTGTGATTCTCTGTGCCTTCTTTTTTGGCGTTTCACGGGTGGAATGGGTGATTTTGCTTTTATGTTGTTTAATGGTATTAGCAGCAGAATTGGCAAATACATGTGTGGAATGGTTAGTGGATCTGGTGACAGATAACCACTACTCCCTGATTGCCAAACGAGTAAAAGATATTGCGGCAGGGACGGTTTTTTTGACGGCAGTTTTTTCTGTGGTTATTGGTGGAATTATCTTTATTCCTTATTTATTGAACTGGCTGTTTTAG
- the era gene encoding GTPase Era, translating into MNLTNHYHSGFVAIIGRPNVGKSTLMNKIIGQKIAIMSDKAQTTRNKIHAIYTTENEQLIFIDTPGIHKPKHELGEYMVKSAYSALEEVEVILMLVNVTDKIGPGDRFVMEKLKDYQTPKILAINKIDQVSKEDLAEFLQSIPHPESFSAILPISALKREGVEELIDQLVSYMPEGPQYYPEDQVTDHPEYFVVSEMIREQILKLTRDEVPHSVAVTVDKMQKDEFDKVHVYANIIVERKSQKRIIIGKNGAMLKKIGSNARREIETMLGAKAYLELWVKVEKNWRDNNRLLNDFGYKPKSDY; encoded by the coding sequence TTGAATTTAACGAATCATTATCATTCTGGATTTGTAGCTATTATTGGACGACCAAATGTTGGAAAATCAACCCTTATGAACAAGATTATCGGACAAAAAATTGCTATTATGAGTGATAAGGCCCAAACCACTCGCAATAAGATTCATGCGATCTATACGACAGAAAACGAACAATTAATATTTATTGATACACCGGGAATTCATAAACCCAAGCACGAATTGGGAGAATATATGGTGAAGTCCGCCTACTCTGCTTTAGAAGAAGTGGAAGTCATCTTGATGCTAGTCAATGTGACAGATAAGATTGGACCTGGCGATCGCTTCGTTATGGAGAAGTTGAAAGATTACCAAACACCTAAAATTTTGGCAATTAATAAAATCGATCAAGTAAGTAAAGAAGACTTAGCTGAATTTCTTCAATCTATTCCCCATCCTGAAAGTTTTTCGGCTATTTTACCGATTTCCGCTTTGAAGCGAGAGGGTGTTGAGGAGTTAATTGATCAATTAGTTTCTTATATGCCAGAAGGTCCGCAATATTATCCAGAAGATCAAGTGACGGATCATCCGGAATATTTTGTTGTTTCTGAAATGATTCGTGAGCAAATTTTAAAACTGACTCGCGATGAAGTGCCGCATTCTGTAGCAGTAACAGTTGATAAGATGCAAAAGGATGAGTTTGATAAAGTTCATGTTTACGCTAATATTATCGTTGAGAGAAAGAGTCAAAAGAGAATCATTATCGGTAAGAATGGGGCTATGTTGAAAAAAATTGGTTCCAATGCTCGAAGAGAAATTGAAACCATGCTAGGCGCTAAAGCCTATTTGGAACTTTGGGTAAAAGTAGAGAAAAATTGGCGAGATAATAATCGCTTACTGAATGACTTTGGTTATAAGCCTAAATCTGATTATTAG
- the recJ gene encoding single-stranded-DNA-specific exonuclease RecJ, with the protein MLNSTYDWEEKKIPNLKEVDLQSLAKEMKCSPLLVELALSRGYQTKEAIENFLKPSEVFHDPFLLYDMEKAVERIRTAILNNEAILIYGDYDADGITATTILVEVLDSLGANVSYYLPDRFEDGYGPNQSVYKYYIEQGIQLIITCDNGVAGHQAIHYAKERGVDVIITDHHEIGETLPEAYAVVHARHPKGHYPFGDLCGVGVALKVATALLGDLPTEYLDVCAIGTIADLVSLTDENRTIVQMGLKLMQNTDRVGLAELIQRVGVDPKNLNEETVAFQLAPRLNALGRLGSAMPGVELLTTFDVEEAKSLVDQIEVSNQTRRSIVDKITQEAFQQVEALDELEDLLIVKKEGWHEGVLGIVASRLVEKYHRPTLVLTKLEDRQVYKGSGRSIEGVNLFRVLQAGKAYAPESGGHAMAGGMTVPVDQFEEWQKALKEAAKEDHDCIQKKSRLTYDSKLSLDQFTEETIHSLDCLRPFGTDNPVPRFLLKDVQVIEARALGKNQKTLKLKLSEKEGSLGLEAVAFGKGETASYLSKGQVLQVVCEASLNSWQGRVTPQGRVIDFWGEGPLLVDWRHSQNSSQIFSVQEAYYYFEEPTLKERYQGMLPSGALAIGPNDLQQSKAVYRQLVIFDQPKNLEALKRFIKEKRIDSLYLFAYLARPISQMGSIQREEVTLVYRYLRQHQMIDLKGKFSNLAAYLKLPEPKLEVILKIMEEVGFIQRLNTQIHFFTSQNKVDLQTSRYLQAWQNQVKSEKLLQTQTIQTIKSYLYEEE; encoded by the coding sequence ATGTTGAATTCAACTTATGATTGGGAAGAAAAAAAGATTCCAAACCTCAAAGAAGTGGACTTACAGTCCCTAGCTAAAGAAATGAAGTGTTCCCCTTTATTGGTGGAATTAGCTTTAAGTAGGGGATATCAAACAAAAGAAGCGATTGAGAATTTTTTGAAGCCGTCTGAAGTTTTTCATGATCCTTTTCTTCTTTATGATATGGAGAAGGCGGTTGAACGAATTCGAACGGCTATTTTAAATAATGAAGCCATTCTCATATACGGAGATTATGATGCAGATGGAATTACAGCGACAACGATTTTAGTAGAAGTTTTAGACTCTCTAGGAGCGAATGTGTCTTATTACCTTCCGGATCGATTCGAAGATGGATATGGCCCTAATCAGAGTGTTTACAAGTATTACATTGAGCAAGGCATTCAGTTGATTATCACTTGTGATAATGGAGTGGCGGGTCATCAAGCCATTCATTATGCCAAGGAACGGGGAGTAGATGTCATCATTACCGATCATCATGAGATTGGAGAGACTCTTCCTGAAGCTTATGCGGTTGTACATGCTCGCCATCCAAAGGGACACTATCCCTTTGGAGATCTATGTGGAGTAGGGGTTGCTTTGAAAGTAGCAACTGCTTTACTCGGCGATTTACCGACTGAATATTTGGATGTGTGTGCGATTGGGACCATTGCTGATTTGGTGAGTTTAACCGATGAAAATCGAACCATTGTTCAAATGGGACTCAAGCTTATGCAAAATACAGACCGGGTAGGACTAGCGGAACTGATCCAACGGGTAGGAGTAGATCCCAAAAACCTAAATGAAGAAACGGTGGCTTTCCAACTGGCCCCTCGGCTCAATGCTTTGGGGAGGTTAGGGTCTGCTATGCCAGGGGTTGAACTCTTAACGACCTTTGATGTGGAAGAAGCCAAATCGTTAGTTGATCAAATTGAAGTTTCTAATCAAACCCGACGATCAATTGTGGATAAGATTACGCAAGAGGCCTTTCAACAAGTCGAAGCCTTAGACGAGCTGGAAGATTTACTTATTGTCAAAAAAGAAGGTTGGCACGAAGGCGTGTTGGGTATCGTGGCTTCTCGCCTTGTAGAGAAGTATCATCGGCCGACCCTTGTTCTAACGAAGTTAGAAGATCGCCAAGTTTATAAGGGATCTGGTAGGTCTATTGAAGGTGTCAATCTTTTTAGAGTTTTACAAGCAGGCAAAGCCTATGCGCCAGAAAGCGGAGGGCATGCTATGGCTGGAGGCATGACCGTTCCTGTTGATCAATTTGAAGAGTGGCAAAAAGCGCTCAAGGAAGCTGCAAAAGAAGATCATGATTGTATCCAAAAGAAAAGTCGCCTAACTTATGATAGTAAGCTAAGCTTGGATCAGTTTACTGAAGAAACGATACATTCTTTGGACTGCCTTCGTCCGTTTGGTACTGATAATCCAGTTCCTCGTTTTCTATTGAAAGATGTTCAAGTAATAGAAGCCAGGGCGCTAGGGAAAAACCAGAAAACCTTGAAGCTAAAACTCAGTGAAAAAGAAGGAAGTCTGGGACTAGAGGCAGTGGCTTTTGGAAAGGGAGAGACTGCTTCTTACCTATCGAAAGGCCAAGTGCTTCAAGTGGTCTGTGAGGCGAGTTTGAACTCTTGGCAAGGCCGAGTTACCCCACAAGGCCGAGTGATTGATTTTTGGGGAGAAGGTCCCTTATTAGTTGACTGGCGTCATTCCCAGAATTCCTCACAAATTTTTTCTGTTCAAGAAGCCTACTATTATTTTGAAGAACCCACTTTAAAAGAACGTTATCAAGGCATGTTGCCAAGTGGAGCTTTAGCCATTGGACCAAATGACTTACAGCAATCTAAGGCTGTTTATCGTCAGTTAGTGATTTTCGATCAACCGAAAAATTTAGAAGCTTTGAAACGTTTTATAAAAGAAAAAAGAATCGATAGTCTCTATTTATTTGCCTATCTTGCCCGCCCGATTAGTCAAATGGGTAGCATTCAACGAGAAGAGGTTACTTTAGTTTATCGTTACTTGAGACAGCATCAAATGATTGATCTCAAAGGAAAATTTTCTAATTTAGCGGCTTATTTAAAACTTCCTGAGCCTAAATTAGAAGTCATTTTAAAAATAATGGAAGAAGTGGGCTTTATTCAACGATTGAATACTCAAATTCATTTCTTTACTTCCCAAAATAAGGTAGACTTGCAAACGTCTCGGTATTTGCAAGCCTGGCAAAACCAAGTGAAGAGTGAAAAATTATTACAAACACAAACGATACAGACGATTAAGTCTTACCTTTATGAGGAGGAGTAA
- the glyS gene encoding glycine--tRNA ligase subunit beta, which yields MNNHFYLIEVGLEEMPAQYVRSVSQQFQKLVEAFLKEERLTFESTQVFATPRRFAVLVKNLADKQIDFSEVAKGPAKTIAMDEEGNWTKAAQGFVRGKGLTTDDIYFETINGKEYAHVKVESPGQPAVEVLPKIKDCITQMTFPVAMFWANHDFRYIRPVHWIVSLLDKEVVPFEVMGLQAGRKSRGHRFLHPDSFELTNAVSYEERLAEMYIVADQDKRKAMIQSQLQELEESHHFHIMEDDDLLEEVTQLVEYPTAFVGEFDEKYLALPAPVLITSMREHQRYFAVEDQKGNLLPRFIALRNGTKDGLESVKAGNEKVLVARLEDAMFFVKEDKEVAIDDFAKKLTHVTFHAKIGSLKQKMERTGVVANFLYSKWAMEEVFASQLASDFKPQISRLQSIYKFDLVTQMVDEFSELQGVIGEIYAKEAGEDEAVAIAIREHYLPNGSESELPQTPLGILMAIADKLETIISFFAIGKAPSGSNDPFALRRQMIGIVTLLAHYHLPFEWHTDLKELLDLVYNFDQEKESKVSADLLQFVSDRLKNTLESEGIRYDISQAVREAEIFDVLSIIETAKTLNHHAKDDHFKANVEAWQRISNLKAKAEELHVQQATVNPDLFETSSEKELCQAVKGLNLGEFEEENYQELEQLTPLISRFFEENMVFTEDEAIRNNRLTLLKQLARPLAAHFNVQEIVNK from the coding sequence ATGAATAATCATTTTTATTTGATCGAAGTCGGCTTAGAAGAAATGCCGGCGCAATATGTACGTTCAGTCAGCCAACAATTTCAAAAATTAGTGGAAGCTTTCTTAAAAGAAGAACGTTTAACTTTTGAAAGCACGCAAGTTTTTGCTACCCCCCGTCGGTTTGCAGTGTTAGTGAAGAATTTAGCGGACAAGCAAATCGATTTTAGTGAAGTGGCTAAGGGACCTGCTAAAACTATTGCTATGGATGAAGAGGGCAATTGGACTAAAGCAGCGCAAGGCTTTGTTCGTGGTAAGGGATTAACTACAGATGATATCTATTTTGAAACGATCAATGGAAAAGAATACGCTCATGTAAAAGTGGAATCCCCTGGTCAACCTGCTGTGGAAGTCCTTCCTAAAATTAAAGACTGTATCACTCAGATGACTTTCCCAGTTGCTATGTTTTGGGCCAATCATGATTTCCGTTATATTCGTCCTGTACACTGGATTGTTTCGCTTTTAGATAAGGAAGTCGTACCTTTTGAAGTGATGGGGCTTCAAGCTGGACGCAAGAGCCGTGGTCATCGTTTCTTACATCCAGATTCTTTTGAATTGACCAATGCCGTGTCTTATGAAGAACGTTTGGCAGAAATGTATATTGTAGCTGACCAAGACAAACGGAAAGCAATGATTCAATCCCAACTTCAAGAATTGGAAGAAAGCCATCATTTCCATATTATGGAAGATGACGATCTTCTTGAAGAAGTGACCCAATTGGTCGAATATCCAACAGCTTTTGTGGGAGAATTTGATGAGAAATACTTGGCTCTCCCAGCTCCTGTTTTGATTACGTCTATGCGTGAACATCAACGTTACTTTGCAGTAGAAGATCAGAAGGGAAACTTGTTACCTCGTTTCATTGCTTTACGGAACGGAACAAAGGATGGCCTTGAAAGCGTCAAAGCTGGAAATGAAAAGGTCCTTGTAGCCCGTTTGGAAGATGCGATGTTCTTTGTAAAAGAAGATAAAGAAGTCGCTATTGATGATTTTGCTAAGAAATTAACCCACGTAACCTTCCATGCTAAAATTGGTTCCCTCAAACAAAAGATGGAACGGACAGGAGTAGTGGCGAACTTCTTGTATAGCAAATGGGCCATGGAAGAGGTCTTTGCTTCTCAGTTAGCCAGTGACTTCAAGCCACAAATTTCACGCCTTCAATCTATCTATAAGTTTGACTTAGTGACGCAAATGGTCGATGAGTTTAGTGAACTCCAAGGGGTTATCGGCGAAATCTATGCTAAAGAAGCTGGAGAAGATGAAGCTGTGGCTATTGCCATTCGCGAACACTATCTCCCTAATGGGTCAGAAAGTGAATTGCCACAAACGCCGCTTGGAATTTTGATGGCAATTGCTGATAAATTAGAAACAATTATTTCCTTCTTCGCCATTGGAAAGGCTCCTTCTGGGTCTAACGATCCTTTTGCCTTAAGACGTCAAATGATTGGGATAGTGACCCTTCTTGCGCACTATCACTTACCTTTTGAATGGCATACAGATCTCAAAGAACTTCTTGATTTGGTTTATAATTTCGATCAAGAAAAAGAATCCAAAGTTTCAGCGGACTTGCTTCAATTTGTGTCTGATCGCTTAAAGAATACCCTAGAAAGCGAAGGTATTCGGTATGATATTTCTCAAGCGGTTCGAGAAGCAGAAATTTTCGATGTCTTATCCATTATTGAAACAGCTAAGACTTTGAATCATCACGCCAAAGATGATCACTTCAAGGCCAATGTCGAAGCTTGGCAACGGATTAGCAATTTGAAAGCAAAAGCAGAAGAACTTCACGTTCAACAAGCAACCGTTAATCCCGATCTCTTTGAAACTTCTTCTGAAAAAGAACTTTGCCAAGCGGTGAAGGGATTGAACTTAGGAGAATTTGAAGAAGAAAATTACCAAGAATTAGAACAACTCACGCCATTAATCAGCCGTTTCTTCGAAGAGAATATGGTCTTTACAGAAGATGAAGCGATCAGAAATAACCGCTTGACCCTATTAAAACAATTAGCACGGCCACTGGCAGCTCATTTTAACGTTCAAGAGATTGTCAATAAATAA
- the glyQ gene encoding glycine--tRNA ligase subunit alpha: MTKKATTIQEMILALHQFWSEQGCLVMNAYDTEKGAGTMSPYTFLRAIGPEPWKACYVEPSRRPDDGRYGQNPNRLYQHHQYQVVLKPNPENVQELYIKSLESLGINPLEHDIRFVEDNWENPSMGCAGLGWEVWLDGMEVTQFTYFQQVGGLDCHPTTSELTYGIERLASYLQGVDSVYDLVWSNGVKYGEIFQHPEYEHSVYSFEKANTDMLFKAFDAYEKEANQQLENGLVHPAYDYILKCSHTFNILDARGVISVTDRAAYLARVRHMAQQVARLMVEKRKELKFPLLSREEASQYLKEEEEHE, encoded by the coding sequence ATGACAAAGAAAGCAACGACAATTCAAGAAATGATTTTGGCCTTGCATCAATTTTGGTCTGAGCAAGGTTGCTTAGTGATGAATGCTTATGATACAGAAAAAGGGGCTGGGACTATGAGCCCTTATACCTTCTTAAGAGCTATTGGACCAGAACCTTGGAAGGCTTGTTATGTGGAACCTTCTCGTCGACCAGACGATGGACGTTACGGGCAAAACCCTAACCGCTTATACCAACACCATCAATATCAAGTCGTTTTAAAACCTAATCCTGAAAATGTTCAAGAACTCTACATCAAGAGTTTAGAAAGTTTAGGTATTAATCCTTTAGAGCATGATATTCGTTTTGTGGAAGATAACTGGGAAAATCCTTCTATGGGATGTGCCGGTTTAGGTTGGGAAGTTTGGTTAGATGGGATGGAAGTGACCCAGTTTACTTACTTCCAACAAGTGGGAGGTTTAGATTGCCATCCAACGACCTCTGAATTAACTTATGGGATTGAACGCTTAGCATCTTATTTACAAGGTGTGGATTCCGTCTATGACTTAGTATGGTCGAACGGTGTGAAGTATGGGGAAATTTTCCAACATCCTGAATATGAACACTCCGTATATTCTTTCGAAAAAGCAAATACCGATATGCTCTTTAAAGCTTTTGATGCCTATGAAAAAGAAGCCAACCAACAATTGGAGAATGGCCTTGTTCATCCTGCCTATGACTATATTTTAAAATGTTCGCATACTTTTAATATTTTAGATGCACGTGGTGTGATTTCTGTGACAGACCGCGCAGCTTATCTTGCACGGGTTCGTCATATGGCTCAACAAGTCGCTCGACTCATGGTAGAAAAACGGAAAGAATTAAAATTCCCTCTGCTCTCCAGAGAAGAAGCTAGCCAGTATCTAAAGGAGGAAGAAGAACATGAATAA
- the rnz gene encoding ribonuclease Z — MELAFIGTGAGVPSKPRNVSCTILKLLEERNEMWMFDCGEGTQQQILKTTLKPRKVTKIFISHVHGDHMYGLPGFLSSRSFQGGENTPLTIYGPVGVKEFVLTSLKVSQTKLTYPLHFVELEQTGVAFEDDQFTVTYDTLEHAVPSYGFRIVEADKVGELLIDKAREAGVPDGPLLGQLKALKQITLEDGRVLDGKDFVGPDRKGKILAIYGDTRYCPQGIRLAEGADVLVHEATFAAGEEKMAYNYFHTTAGQAAKLAKKAGISKLYLTHISARYVGKMAQELEKGARQIFEASYVVKDFDEYTI; from the coding sequence ATGGAACTCGCTTTTATTGGAACAGGAGCTGGTGTCCCATCCAAGCCTAGGAATGTGAGTTGTACGATTCTTAAACTTTTAGAAGAGCGCAATGAGATGTGGATGTTTGATTGTGGAGAAGGCACTCAACAACAAATTTTAAAGACAACCCTCAAGCCTCGAAAGGTGACCAAGATTTTTATCAGTCACGTTCATGGGGATCATATGTATGGACTCCCTGGTTTTTTAAGTTCACGGTCTTTTCAAGGGGGAGAAAATACGCCGCTAACGATCTATGGCCCTGTAGGTGTGAAGGAGTTTGTGTTAACCAGTTTAAAAGTTTCTCAAACCAAATTAACCTATCCCTTGCATTTTGTTGAATTAGAGCAAACAGGGGTAGCTTTTGAAGATGACCAGTTCACAGTGACCTATGATACTTTAGAACATGCGGTGCCTTCGTATGGTTTTCGAATTGTGGAGGCAGATAAGGTCGGTGAATTATTAATTGATAAAGCGCGTGAGGCAGGCGTCCCAGATGGCCCACTTTTAGGGCAATTAAAAGCCTTGAAGCAGATTACCTTAGAGGATGGTAGAGTGCTAGACGGAAAAGATTTTGTAGGCCCTGATAGAAAGGGCAAAATTCTTGCAATCTATGGAGATACTCGCTATTGTCCACAAGGTATCCGCTTAGCAGAAGGCGCAGATGTATTAGTTCATGAAGCGACTTTTGCGGCTGGAGAAGAGAAGATGGCATATAATTACTTCCATACAACGGCTGGTCAAGCAGCTAAATTGGCTAAAAAAGCAGGTATTAGCAAACTTTATTTGACACATATTTCAGCGCGTTATGTTGGAAAAATGGCGCAAGAATTGGAAAAAGGGGCCAGACAAATTTTTGAGGCCTCCTATGTTGTGAAAGATTTCGATGAATACACGATCTAA
- the obgE gene encoding GTPase ObgE: MSTFYDYAKIKVKAGKGGDGMVAFLREKYRPDGGPAGGDGGRGGDIIFKVDEGLRTLIDFRYNQHFKAKSGENGMPKGQYGRGAESLVVPVPPGTVVTDMDSQEVLGDLVEAGQELVVAKGGRGGRGNIKFATHNNPAPEIAENGEPGQERTLKLELKVLADAGLVGFPSVGKSTLLSVVSRANPKIGDYHFTTLNPNLGVVTPKNQEAFVLADLPGLIEGASQGIGLGMQFLRHIERTKVILHVVDMGSFENRDPFEDYVAINKELEAYDPALLARPTLIVANKMDIPEGELYLEEFQEKLGNYFKQNYPQLTPPAIFPISAFTHKGVEALMEETARLVEEETLRLHALQEEEKAEEKVANYTEKDLEPEPYFEINQDKDGVYVLSGEPIERDFKMANLEYHESALRFARKLAYHGVDQALSEHGAQAGDIVRILDYEFEFME, translated from the coding sequence TTGTCAACTTTTTATGATTACGCCAAAATTAAAGTTAAAGCAGGTAAGGGCGGAGATGGTATGGTAGCCTTCTTACGTGAAAAGTATCGTCCTGATGGAGGTCCAGCAGGTGGAGATGGCGGACGCGGAGGAGATATTATCTTCAAAGTCGATGAAGGGCTTCGAACATTAATTGATTTCCGTTATAATCAACACTTCAAAGCAAAATCCGGAGAGAATGGGATGCCAAAAGGTCAGTACGGTCGAGGCGCAGAGTCTCTCGTGGTCCCTGTCCCTCCTGGAACAGTTGTTACAGATATGGATAGTCAAGAAGTTTTGGGCGACTTAGTCGAAGCTGGCCAAGAATTGGTGGTCGCAAAGGGCGGTCGAGGCGGAAGAGGCAATATAAAATTTGCCACCCATAACAATCCTGCTCCAGAAATTGCAGAAAACGGAGAGCCTGGCCAAGAGCGCACGCTCAAGTTAGAATTAAAAGTTTTAGCAGATGCGGGTTTGGTAGGATTTCCTTCTGTTGGAAAATCGACGCTCCTCTCTGTGGTCTCTCGAGCTAATCCAAAGATTGGGGACTATCACTTCACCACCTTGAATCCTAATTTAGGGGTGGTAACCCCCAAAAACCAAGAAGCATTTGTCTTAGCTGACCTTCCAGGATTAATTGAAGGTGCTTCTCAAGGCATTGGGCTTGGAATGCAATTTTTACGGCATATTGAGCGAACAAAAGTGATCTTGCATGTCGTCGATATGGGGTCTTTTGAAAATCGAGATCCTTTTGAAGATTATGTGGCGATTAATAAAGAATTAGAAGCTTATGATCCCGCCTTATTAGCGCGGCCTACCTTGATCGTGGCTAATAAGATGGATATCCCAGAAGGGGAGCTCTATTTGGAAGAATTCCAAGAGAAATTAGGCAACTATTTCAAGCAAAATTATCCGCAATTGACGCCGCCAGCTATCTTTCCTATCTCAGCCTTTACTCATAAAGGAGTCGAAGCTCTGATGGAGGAAACTGCACGTTTAGTAGAAGAGGAAACTTTACGTCTTCATGCCCTTCAAGAGGAGGAGAAAGCAGAAGAAAAAGTGGCCAATTATACGGAAAAAGATTTGGAACCTGAACCCTATTTTGAAATTAATCAAGATAAAGATGGCGTTTATGTGCTTTCAGGAGAGCCTATTGAAAGAGATTTCAAAATGGCAAACTTGGAATACCATGAAAGTGCTTTACGTTTTGCACGAAAATTAGCTTATCATGGAGTCGATCAAGCGCTCAGTGAACATGGAGCACAGGCAGGAGACATTGTTCGTATTTTGGATTATGAATTTGAATTTATGGAATAG
- the ybeY gene encoding rRNA maturation RNase YbeY, with protein MLSVLFCDKTGGLTPEQEKIIKGVLDTAAQRLDLKGEIEMSCTIVDDEEIHIINRDYRGFDRPTDVISFAINDESPDEEEIKEWPEDLPYELGDLLISLDTAKRQAEEYNHSLERELGFLACHGFLHLNGYDHMEPEDEKVMFGLQREILDAYGLKRE; from the coding sequence GTGTTATCTGTTCTATTTTGTGATAAAACAGGGGGACTTACCCCAGAGCAAGAAAAAATTATAAAAGGTGTATTAGATACCGCCGCTCAACGGTTAGATTTAAAGGGAGAAATTGAGATGTCTTGTACGATTGTTGATGATGAAGAAATTCATATCATCAATCGGGATTATCGAGGTTTTGACCGCCCAACAGATGTGATCTCTTTTGCTATTAATGATGAAAGTCCTGATGAAGAAGAGATCAAGGAGTGGCCAGAGGATCTTCCTTATGAATTAGGAGACTTATTGATTTCATTAGATACTGCCAAAAGACAAGCCGAAGAATATAATCATTCCCTTGAACGGGAGTTAGGATTCTTAGCTTGTCATGGTTTCCTTCACCTCAACGGCTATGACCATATGGAACCGGAAGATGAGAAGGTGATGTTTGGCTTACAACGTGAAATTTTAGATGCCTATGGACTTAAAAGAGAATAA
- the recO gene encoding DNA repair protein RecO encodes MEPVEFLGIVLFQRPYKDRDALLKIFTRSKGKRMFFVKNLKSPNHFLKRACFPMARATYIGQINAHGFSFLNEVKTCYFPKQVQVDIEANAYASYLAHLVDVSLEEGEVDEGLFDKLWQALEKIEEGNDSMVIANILEVQLLPKFGVDPHLKSCVFCQKDQGIFDYSVRYDGLICQDHFSRDPKRSHWSARAAHFIRIFSQLDYEAIQSISLNGKTKREIRQAIDSLYQEYVGISLKSKSFIDKLINFDNPLDDSYSSKV; translated from the coding sequence ATGGAACCCGTGGAATTTTTAGGTATCGTGCTTTTTCAACGTCCCTATAAGGACCGGGACGCTCTCCTTAAAATTTTTACGCGTTCGAAGGGAAAACGTATGTTTTTTGTAAAAAATCTAAAAAGCCCCAATCATTTTTTGAAACGGGCGTGTTTCCCCATGGCTAGAGCGACTTATATTGGCCAAATCAACGCGCACGGTTTTTCTTTTTTGAATGAAGTGAAAACCTGCTATTTTCCCAAGCAGGTTCAAGTAGACATCGAAGCAAATGCTTATGCCAGCTATCTTGCCCATTTGGTAGATGTGAGCTTAGAAGAGGGAGAGGTGGATGAAGGCTTATTCGATAAGCTGTGGCAAGCCCTGGAGAAGATAGAAGAAGGGAACGATTCGATGGTCATTGCCAATATTTTGGAAGTTCAACTTCTTCCTAAATTTGGCGTGGATCCGCACTTAAAGTCTTGTGTATTTTGCCAAAAGGATCAAGGTATTTTTGATTACTCTGTGAGGTATGACGGTCTTATCTGCCAAGACCATTTCTCGAGGGATCCCAAGCGTTCGCATTGGTCTGCGCGAGCGGCACATTTTATTCGGATATTTAGTCAATTAGATTATGAAGCCATTCAAAGTATCTCTTTGAATGGAAAGACTAAGCGAGAGATTCGACAAGCGATCGATAGTCTTTATCAGGAATATGTGGGAATTTCTCTTAAAAGCAAATCTTTCATTGATAAACTGATAAATTTTGACAATCCGCTTGACGATTCCTATTCCAGTAAAGTATGA